From Micromonospora sp. NBC_01699, a single genomic window includes:
- a CDS encoding sulfotransferase family protein yields MTGVGRRLVTDRLRRGVRAARAWGRASRPGPAGPLPDFLVIGGQRCGTTSLYHYLAAHPSVRGATGKELQFFSLHHGRGLRWYRAHFPTLAPGEHSFEASPYYLFHPSVPARIAADLPDARFVALLRDPVQRAYSHYLHTRSYGAEPLSFVDALDAEEERLARALRDGPDTRTAHFALRNHSYATRGRYAEQLERWFTHIPRERIHVARTEDLNTDPAGTYAEILRFLDLPPFTPNSFTRHTRRVDSGPAQLTPPVLDRLTTHFAPHNAHLSTLLSRPPLWPPSR; encoded by the coding sequence GTGACCGGGGTCGGCCGCCGGTTGGTGACCGACCGGCTGCGGCGCGGTGTGCGGGCCGCGCGGGCGTGGGGACGGGCCAGCCGGCCCGGACCGGCTGGGCCCTTGCCGGACTTCCTGGTCATCGGCGGGCAGCGGTGCGGCACCACCTCGCTCTACCACTATCTCGCCGCCCACCCCTCGGTACGCGGCGCCACCGGCAAGGAGTTGCAGTTCTTCAGCCTGCACCACGGTCGCGGACTGCGCTGGTACCGGGCCCACTTCCCGACGCTCGCGCCCGGTGAGCACAGCTTCGAGGCGAGCCCGTACTACCTGTTCCACCCGAGCGTGCCGGCCCGGATCGCGGCGGATCTGCCCGACGCCCGGTTCGTCGCCCTGCTGCGCGATCCGGTGCAGCGGGCGTACTCGCACTACCTGCACACCCGCTCGTACGGCGCGGAGCCGCTCTCGTTCGTCGACGCGCTCGACGCCGAGGAGGAGCGGCTGGCACGGGCGCTGCGCGACGGCCCGGACACCCGTACCGCCCACTTTGCCCTGCGTAATCACTCGTACGCGACCCGTGGCCGGTACGCGGAGCAGTTGGAGCGCTGGTTCACGCACATCCCCCGCGAGCGGATCCACGTGGCCCGCACCGAGGACCTGAACACCGACCCCGCCGGCACGTACGCCGAGATCCTGCGTTTCCTCGACCTGCCACCGTTCACCCCCAATTCGTTCACCCGCCACACCCGCCGCGTCGACTCCGGCCCCGCCCAACTAACCCCACCCGTGCTGGACCGCCTGACCACCCACTTCGCCCCCCACAACGCCCACCTCTCCACCCTCCTCTCCCGCCCACCCCTCTGGCCCCCTTCTCGTTGA
- a CDS encoding MarR family winged helix-turn-helix transcriptional regulator, whose translation MSTRQTGSPARPAGLTAARWQVLGMIDHRPSTVADVARTMGLTRQSVQQTADALARDGLVDLIDNPRHRRAKLLTPTAAGRTALAEVEARQAEWANGLAAGLDPGRLADVRALLRDLGHQLDPERYGRPDDRPDLGGALGRTDPGATPTDRIEAPGAPAR comes from the coding sequence CTGTCAACTCGCCAGACCGGCTCACCCGCCCGGCCGGCCGGCCTGACCGCCGCCCGCTGGCAGGTCCTCGGCATGATCGACCACCGGCCGAGCACCGTCGCCGACGTCGCCCGGACGATGGGGCTGACCCGGCAGAGCGTGCAGCAGACCGCCGACGCGCTCGCCCGCGACGGGCTGGTCGACCTGATCGACAACCCGCGACACCGCCGGGCGAAACTGCTCACCCCGACCGCCGCCGGCCGGACCGCGCTGGCCGAGGTCGAGGCCCGCCAGGCCGAATGGGCGAACGGGCTCGCCGCCGGGCTCGACCCGGGCCGGCTCGCGGACGTACGCGCGCTGCTGCGCGATCTGGGACACCAGCTCGACCCCGAGCGGTACGGCCGACCAGACGACCGCCCCGACCTGGGCGGGGCACTCGGCCGCACCGACCCCGGCGCGACCCCGACCGACCGGATCGAGGCCCCCGGTGCGCCGGCCCGCTGA
- a CDS encoding O-antigen ligase family protein yields MEQHTQQVVGVRGGDAPTAGADPIRGGTAARVLVGAAAVVAAVIAVAAGLAMADGDRRGVVLPIAAVAGIAVAVLALTRFAGYVLLMLAIRSCVDLFKLTGPSAGQAGAAEGGRATDPSTLLAVLFLLAAGLWLAAQLSRHGRLRGSPLGWAMLLVGATSLVSALGAAVPANSLLEALRILTVVVMFVVLEQLMPDTSAIRRVLLACYVSLALTLGYTVLLSLLGNPPAEVKGSFTRISGTFSQSTTFGRYLMFMVIFGFAVYRFLRRRLRVVLGVLLGLSLIFLLLTNTRSAILGAAIGLVVVAVLHRSKRMLVTLCVVAVAGVTLVPAVGDRFAQLADSRAVGGGPTGNTLAWRIGYWTEIVTLANRNPLTGIGPNMTQRETDEAKKPHNDFLRAYVETGLLGLLAYLAMLVAFLHTARTALRRAPPGSFERGVAVGFAGCATAFVAVSAASNVISNVVTLWYFVAFAAAASAIARRPAAAPAGEQPRSTPVPSHATTALG; encoded by the coding sequence GTGGAACAACACACGCAGCAGGTGGTCGGCGTACGCGGTGGCGATGCGCCGACGGCGGGCGCCGATCCGATCCGGGGCGGTACGGCCGCCCGGGTCCTCGTCGGCGCCGCCGCGGTGGTCGCCGCGGTCATCGCCGTTGCCGCCGGACTGGCGATGGCGGACGGTGACCGCAGGGGCGTGGTGCTGCCGATCGCCGCGGTCGCCGGGATCGCGGTGGCGGTGCTCGCCCTGACCCGGTTCGCCGGGTACGTGCTGCTGATGCTCGCCATCCGATCCTGCGTCGACCTGTTCAAACTCACCGGACCGAGCGCCGGCCAGGCCGGAGCCGCCGAGGGGGGTCGGGCCACCGACCCGTCCACCCTGCTCGCCGTGCTGTTCCTGCTCGCCGCCGGACTCTGGCTGGCCGCCCAGTTGAGCCGGCACGGCCGGCTGCGGGGTTCGCCGCTCGGCTGGGCCATGCTGCTGGTCGGCGCGACCAGCCTGGTCAGCGCACTCGGCGCGGCCGTACCGGCGAACAGCCTGCTCGAAGCGTTGCGGATCCTCACCGTGGTGGTGATGTTCGTGGTGCTGGAACAGCTCATGCCGGACACCTCGGCGATCCGCCGGGTCCTGCTGGCCTGCTACGTCTCGCTGGCACTGACGCTCGGCTACACCGTGCTGCTGTCGCTGCTCGGAAACCCGCCGGCCGAGGTGAAGGGCAGCTTCACCCGGATCAGCGGTACGTTCAGCCAGTCGACCACGTTCGGCCGCTACCTGATGTTCATGGTGATCTTCGGCTTCGCGGTGTACCGGTTCCTGCGCCGACGGCTGCGGGTCGTACTCGGGGTGCTGCTCGGGTTGTCGCTGATCTTCCTGCTGCTGACCAACACCCGCAGTGCCATTCTCGGCGCGGCGATCGGACTGGTCGTGGTGGCCGTGCTGCACCGCAGCAAGCGAATGCTGGTGACACTCTGCGTGGTGGCGGTCGCCGGGGTGACCCTGGTGCCGGCGGTCGGCGACCGGTTCGCCCAGCTCGCCGACTCCCGCGCGGTCGGCGGCGGCCCGACCGGCAACACCCTGGCCTGGCGGATCGGCTACTGGACCGAGATCGTCACCCTGGCCAACCGCAACCCGTTGACCGGCATCGGGCCGAACATGACCCAGCGCGAGACCGACGAGGCGAAGAAGCCGCACAACGACTTCCTCCGGGCGTACGTCGAGACCGGGCTGCTCGGCCTGCTGGCGTACCTGGCGATGCTGGTCGCCTTCCTGCACACCGCCCGTACCGCCCTGCGGCGGGCACCACCGGGCAGTTTCGAGCGCGGCGTGGCGGTCGGCTTCGCCGGCTGCGCCACCGCCTTCGTGGCGGTCAGCGCCGCCTCCAACGTCATTTCCAACGTGGTCACGCTCTGGTACTTCGTCGCCTTCGCTGCGGCGGCCAGCGCCATCGCCCGCCGGCCGGCGGCGGCACCGGCCGGGGAGCAGCCGCGGAGCACACCCGTCCCGTCGCACGCAACGACAGCATTGGGGTAA
- a CDS encoding L-dopachrome tautomerase-related protein, whose protein sequence is MSEPFTTDEPYGDLEVVATFTGPMPTGVAVSHTGRIFVNFPKWGDRVTASVAEVRDGNIAPYPDLATNSPAGDDDPEAFVCVQCVVVDPADRLWVVDTGSPMFAPTRYGGPKLVCVDLNTDTVTQRIVLPTDVALPTSYINDVRFDLRRGAAGTAFVTDSTGSGPNGIIVVDLATGDAWRRLHDHPSTRAEPPIAFHPLVEGRELLKRPADGPPTPLTMGSDGIAIAADGSRLYYCALAARRLHSVSVDALLDRGLDDAQVAATVVDEGDKGSASDGLESDDAGRIYLTAYEQNAILRRYPDGRLETVARDSRLLWPDTMSVATDGHLYVIANQLHRQPDYQGGVDRRRKPYLLLRTRIDAGPVLLK, encoded by the coding sequence ATGAGCGAGCCTTTCACCACCGACGAGCCCTACGGCGACCTGGAGGTGGTCGCCACCTTCACCGGCCCGATGCCGACCGGGGTGGCCGTCTCGCACACCGGCCGGATCTTCGTCAACTTCCCGAAGTGGGGCGACCGGGTGACCGCCTCCGTCGCCGAGGTACGCGACGGGAACATCGCGCCCTACCCGGACCTCGCCACGAACAGCCCGGCGGGTGACGACGACCCGGAGGCGTTCGTCTGCGTCCAGTGCGTCGTGGTCGACCCCGCCGACCGGCTCTGGGTGGTCGACACCGGCAGCCCGATGTTCGCACCCACCCGGTATGGCGGGCCGAAACTCGTCTGCGTCGACCTCAACACCGACACCGTGACCCAGCGGATCGTCCTGCCGACCGACGTCGCGCTGCCCACCTCGTACATCAACGACGTGCGGTTCGACCTGCGGCGCGGCGCCGCCGGCACCGCCTTCGTCACCGACTCGACCGGCAGCGGCCCGAACGGGATCATCGTGGTCGACCTGGCCACCGGCGACGCGTGGCGACGACTGCACGACCACCCGTCCACCAGGGCCGAGCCGCCGATCGCGTTCCACCCCCTGGTGGAGGGTCGGGAGCTGCTGAAACGACCGGCCGACGGCCCACCTACCCCGCTGACCATGGGATCGGACGGGATCGCCATCGCCGCCGACGGTAGCCGGCTCTACTACTGCGCGCTGGCCGCCCGTCGGCTGCACAGCGTCTCGGTGGACGCGCTGCTCGACCGGGGACTCGACGACGCCCAGGTGGCGGCGACCGTCGTCGACGAGGGAGACAAGGGCTCCGCCTCCGACGGTCTCGAAAGCGACGACGCCGGACGGATCTACCTGACCGCGTACGAGCAGAACGCGATCCTGCGCCGGTATCCGGATGGGCGGTTGGAGACGGTTGCCCGCGACTCCCGGCTGCTCTGGCCGGACACCATGTCGGTCGCCACCGACGGACACCTGTACGTCATCGCCAACCAGTTGCACCGCCAACCCGACTACCAGGGCGGGGTGGACCGCCGACGGAAGCCGTACCTGCTGTTGCGGACCCGAATCGACGCCGGCCCGGTGCTGCTCAAATAG
- a CDS encoding flippase — translation MNAESTGRPPATPGTGDRPAGPETGDQSAPPETGDQSAPPETGDQQVRGMARGGVLNLAGAVLSQAALFLIMLLLARVLGLREVGRYAQVYAVLSLLGLLSLSGFRAGLTRFVAVHLADDDPAAIRGTVRLGLSISAAASTVIAVGLALGAPWLAQALNDPQLTTGLRLAALTLPAATVCEAALAATRGWRTQRPYALIGQVYEPAARLLLTIGALMVGAGLTGAFWALVLASWTAAGLALIALVRMLRRVPAAAPAYRPTELFRFSTVSWVSSLSSTGLIWVDTLLLGFYGNDDIGAYHVATRLVTVAVFVLAPINASFGPYLAHLYHQDRMDEVRRIYAVATGWVVRLSLPAFVALLVLPDQLLHLVNGSALVGGAAVTIALALGQLVNAATGPCGTLLNMSGRVSINMVDNLAALALNILLNLWLIPAYGILGAAVAWAVSLAVVNIARVWQVRVLVHAVPVTVGMVKGLVAAALALVAGFGARWLVSGWAVELAVGLVVIALVYLGAVLALGLSREDIMVLRSVTRRGGRRSAAADRSKTAERAGVGS, via the coding sequence GTGAACGCGGAGTCGACCGGCCGCCCGCCGGCCACGCCGGGAACCGGCGACCGACCCGCCGGGCCGGAGACCGGCGACCAATCCGCCCCGCCCGAGACCGGCGACCAATCCGCCCCGCCGGAGACCGGCGATCAACAGGTACGCGGCATGGCCCGGGGCGGGGTGCTGAACCTGGCCGGCGCGGTGCTGAGCCAGGCGGCCCTGTTCTTGATCATGCTGCTGCTGGCCCGGGTCCTCGGCCTGCGCGAGGTCGGCCGGTACGCCCAGGTCTACGCGGTGCTGTCGCTGCTCGGGCTGCTCTCGCTGTCCGGGTTCCGGGCGGGGCTGACCCGGTTCGTCGCGGTGCACCTCGCCGACGACGACCCGGCCGCGATCCGGGGCACCGTCCGGCTCGGTCTGTCGATCTCGGCGGCGGCGTCCACGGTGATCGCGGTCGGGCTCGCGCTCGGCGCACCGTGGCTGGCACAGGCGTTGAACGACCCGCAGCTCACCACCGGGCTGCGGCTGGCCGCACTCACCCTGCCGGCCGCCACCGTCTGCGAGGCGGCGCTCGCCGCCACCCGTGGCTGGCGCACCCAACGCCCGTACGCGCTGATCGGGCAGGTCTACGAGCCGGCCGCCCGGCTGCTGCTCACGATCGGGGCGCTGATGGTCGGCGCCGGCCTGACCGGGGCATTCTGGGCCCTGGTGCTGGCCAGCTGGACCGCGGCCGGGCTGGCCCTGATCGCACTGGTCCGGATGCTGCGCCGGGTGCCGGCCGCCGCGCCCGCGTACCGGCCCACCGAGCTGTTCCGGTTCTCCACCGTGAGCTGGGTGTCCTCGCTCTCCTCCACCGGGTTGATCTGGGTGGACACGCTGCTGCTCGGGTTCTACGGCAACGACGACATCGGGGCGTACCACGTGGCGACCCGGCTGGTCACGGTGGCGGTGTTCGTGCTCGCGCCGATCAACGCGTCGTTCGGCCCGTACCTGGCACACCTCTACCACCAGGACCGGATGGACGAGGTACGCCGGATCTACGCCGTCGCCACCGGCTGGGTCGTACGCCTCTCGCTGCCCGCGTTCGTGGCGCTGCTGGTGCTGCCGGACCAGTTGCTGCACCTGGTCAACGGATCCGCCCTGGTCGGCGGCGCGGCGGTGACCATCGCCCTGGCGCTCGGCCAGCTCGTCAACGCCGCGACCGGCCCGTGCGGGACGCTGCTGAACATGTCCGGCCGGGTGTCGATCAACATGGTCGACAACCTCGCCGCGCTGGCCCTCAACATCCTGCTCAACCTCTGGCTGATCCCGGCGTACGGCATTCTCGGCGCGGCGGTGGCCTGGGCGGTGTCGCTGGCCGTGGTGAACATCGCCCGGGTCTGGCAGGTCCGGGTGTTGGTGCACGCGGTGCCGGTCACCGTCGGCATGGTGAAGGGGCTGGTCGCGGCGGCGCTCGCGCTGGTCGCCGGGTTCGGCGCGCGCTGGCTGGTGTCGGGTTGGGCGGTCGAACTGGCGGTCGGCCTGGTCGTGATCGCGCTGGTCTACCTGGGGGCGGTGCTCGCCCTCGGGCTCAGTCGGGAGGACATCATGGTGTTGCGTTCGGTGACCCGCCGGGGCGGCCGCCGGTCCGCCGCTGCGGACCGGTCCAAGACCGCCGAACGGGCGGGGGTCGGATCGTGA
- a CDS encoding glycosyltransferase family 4 protein — MIGQKGMPATYGGIERHVEEVASRLASYGHEVTVYCRESYGSMPLDRYRGVRLRQVRTIASKHLDAIVHAATSTMAAMVERPDIVHYHGLGPGLVAPLPRWLSRARVVLTVHGLDNQRDKWGVGARAVLGSAHWMSGYVPHRRIAVSRGLAAHYDTRFGRPTSYIPNGVNPARPLPARQIGARFGLTPGGYLILVGRLVPEKAADLLIRAFRRSGTTMRLAIVGGSSFTDDFVAKLRREADGDERIVFTGFAYGDLLAELYANAAGFVQPSRLEGLPLTLLEAAAYGLPVVASDIAPHVEVLESDAPGQRLFRDGDEDDLLRALAPVLADPAAERAGAETLRDRVTEMYSWDTAARDLERLYLDLARVPTRRARARLSTSTPTA; from the coding sequence ATGATCGGGCAGAAGGGCATGCCGGCCACCTACGGCGGGATCGAGCGGCACGTCGAGGAAGTGGCCAGCCGGCTCGCCAGCTACGGCCACGAGGTGACCGTCTACTGCCGGGAGAGTTACGGCAGCATGCCGCTGGACCGGTACCGGGGCGTACGGCTGCGCCAGGTCCGTACGATCGCCAGCAAGCACCTCGACGCGATCGTGCACGCGGCCACCTCGACGATGGCCGCGATGGTCGAGCGGCCCGACATCGTGCACTACCACGGCCTCGGACCGGGCCTGGTCGCCCCGCTGCCCCGCTGGCTGTCCCGGGCACGGGTGGTGCTGACCGTGCACGGGCTGGACAACCAGCGGGACAAGTGGGGTGTCGGCGCGCGGGCCGTACTCGGCAGCGCCCACTGGATGAGCGGGTATGTCCCGCACCGGCGGATCGCCGTCTCGCGCGGGCTCGCCGCCCACTACGACACCCGGTTCGGCCGTCCCACCAGCTACATCCCGAACGGGGTCAACCCGGCCCGACCGTTGCCGGCCCGACAGATCGGGGCCCGGTTCGGGCTGACCCCCGGCGGCTACCTGATCCTGGTCGGCAGGTTGGTGCCGGAGAAGGCGGCCGACCTGCTGATCCGGGCGTTCCGTCGCAGCGGCACCACCATGCGGCTGGCGATCGTCGGCGGCTCCTCGTTCACCGACGACTTCGTGGCGAAGCTGCGCCGGGAGGCCGACGGGGACGAGCGGATCGTCTTCACCGGCTTCGCCTACGGTGACCTGCTCGCCGAGCTGTACGCCAACGCCGCCGGCTTCGTCCAGCCGTCCCGGCTGGAGGGCCTGCCGCTGACCCTGCTCGAAGCGGCCGCGTACGGGCTGCCGGTGGTGGCCAGCGACATCGCGCCGCACGTGGAGGTGCTGGAGTCCGACGCACCGGGGCAGCGGCTGTTCCGCGACGGCGACGAGGACGACCTGCTCCGGGCGCTGGCCCCGGTGCTGGCCGACCCGGCCGCCGAACGCGCCGGCGCCGAGACACTACGCGACCGGGTGACCGAAATGTACAGCTGGGACACCGCCGCCCGCGACCTGGAGCGCCTCTACCTCGACCTGGCCCGCGTCCCCACCCGCCGAGCCCGCGCCCGCCTGTCCACCAGCACCCCCACCGCCTGA
- a CDS encoding Wzz/FepE/Etk N-terminal domain-containing protein, whose product MEIVDYLRVARRRLWVLVGVPVLATGVAAGIVLLAPQQYSGTAYVAAPALVGGAAGTQYSGTQAANQFVAAFGAAVTSPRVLADVAADTGVVPERLRDGLTVTQVGASSQLEVRYAATKRANVAPVLTATTTRALAFLFSSQVGIATGEVEAANADVTAATKAIGDWEKLNKVSQPDRIYQATLGELTSLRQQRLSMQAVGNGRGADAAADAIAAAQKKLDELGPKLPDYQALLAQRDAATGALSQARQGLQAARAQTQAADPAQVTSIGQVHAVSRLSELIRTALPVAGAGVLLGVLLVGVLELLSRGRAALRPTARPTPAPAAIGAPADAPPADVPAPVDTATPVRS is encoded by the coding sequence GTGGAGATCGTCGACTACCTGCGGGTCGCCCGGCGGCGGCTCTGGGTACTCGTGGGGGTGCCGGTGCTCGCCACCGGCGTGGCGGCCGGCATCGTGCTGCTCGCACCCCAGCAGTACAGCGGCACCGCGTACGTGGCCGCGCCGGCCCTGGTCGGCGGTGCGGCCGGGACCCAGTACAGCGGCACCCAGGCGGCCAATCAGTTCGTCGCGGCGTTCGGCGCGGCGGTCACCTCACCCCGCGTCCTGGCCGACGTGGCCGCCGACACCGGCGTGGTGCCGGAGCGGCTGCGCGACGGGCTGACCGTCACCCAGGTCGGCGCGAGCAGCCAACTTGAGGTGCGGTACGCCGCCACCAAGCGGGCGAACGTGGCCCCGGTGCTCACCGCGACCACCACCCGCGCCCTGGCCTTCCTCTTCTCCTCCCAGGTCGGCATCGCCACCGGGGAGGTCGAGGCGGCCAACGCCGACGTGACCGCGGCGACCAAGGCGATCGGCGACTGGGAGAAGCTGAACAAGGTCTCCCAGCCGGACCGGATCTACCAGGCCACCCTGGGCGAGCTGACCAGCCTGCGGCAGCAGCGGCTCTCCATGCAGGCGGTCGGCAACGGCCGGGGGGCCGACGCGGCGGCCGACGCCATCGCCGCCGCACAGAAGAAACTCGACGAGCTGGGGCCGAAGCTGCCCGACTACCAGGCGCTGCTCGCCCAGCGGGACGCGGCGACCGGTGCGCTGTCCCAGGCCAGGCAGGGCTTGCAGGCGGCTCGGGCGCAGACCCAGGCGGCCGACCCGGCCCAGGTGACCAGCATCGGGCAGGTGCACGCGGTGAGCCGGCTGAGTGAACTGATCCGTACGGCGCTGCCGGTGGCCGGTGCCGGGGTGCTGCTCGGGGTGCTGCTGGTGGGCGTACTCGAACTGCTGTCGCGGGGTCGGGCCGCGCTGCGCCCGACGGCCCGGCCGACCCCGGCCCCGGCGGCCATCGGCGCCCCGGCCGACGCGCCGCCGGCCGACGTCCCGGCCCCGGTCGACACCGCGACCCCGGTCCGGTCGTGA
- a CDS encoding CocE/NonD family hydrolase produces MGRISRLWRTGIAVLPVAALAVVGAAPQALAVDTPAIVVQDGVTQPVFGYADAIRERLFIDSTFDSDNDGVRDIIAFDVMRPRATANGLKVPVVMDASPYYSTVCRGNESECKADIDGDGLLDKWPLFYDNYFVPRGYAVILLDMVGTNNSTGCPTTNANQDNLSAKQAINWLNGRATARNAAGQVIKADWHNGKTGMIGKSYDGSLAMSTAVTGVKGLTTIVPISGPTEYYDYVRSNGVITRGNSYVASLANTVTNPERRDYCKPVRDAMAAADGDETGDYTSFWNERSYVKKAGNVTASVLLYHGLNDDNVRPDHFSKFWYALAENNVPRKLWLSQEGHVDPFDSRREVWVNTLHRWFDFWLQGVQNGIMEEPRVDLERSADVWETYADWPVPGKADTEIFLQPGTTGAGGLGLVPTTKPVNGAFTDSPTQSQNTMILNPDAVQPNRLAFLSAPLTAPLHISGTPVVQLRASANQTDTNFGAILVDYGTAERVAHRMSGEGIITLETQDCWGESSPTDDGCYKQTQKRVATADYELVTKGVMDAQNRQSIRTAVPLVPGQAYNFNFPLLPEDYVFQPGHRVGVIIVGSYPQYSSQADQSRANIEVALKSSNIVLPVVGGTAAAHAAGL; encoded by the coding sequence ATGGGTCGCATCAGCAGGCTGTGGCGTACGGGTATCGCCGTACTCCCCGTGGCCGCGCTCGCCGTCGTCGGGGCGGCGCCACAGGCGCTCGCCGTCGACACTCCCGCGATCGTCGTACAGGACGGCGTGACGCAGCCGGTCTTCGGTTACGCCGACGCCATCCGGGAACGACTTTTCATCGACTCCACTTTCGACAGCGACAACGACGGCGTGCGCGACATCATCGCGTTCGACGTGATGCGCCCCAGGGCCACCGCGAATGGCCTGAAGGTGCCGGTCGTCATGGACGCCAGTCCCTATTACTCGACGGTCTGCCGGGGCAACGAGTCCGAGTGCAAGGCCGACATCGATGGCGACGGCCTGCTCGACAAGTGGCCGTTGTTCTACGACAACTACTTCGTGCCGCGCGGTTACGCGGTGATCCTGCTGGACATGGTGGGCACCAACAACTCGACCGGTTGCCCGACCACCAACGCCAACCAGGACAACCTGAGCGCCAAGCAGGCGATCAACTGGCTGAACGGCCGGGCCACCGCCCGCAACGCCGCCGGTCAGGTCATCAAGGCGGACTGGCACAACGGCAAGACCGGCATGATCGGCAAGTCGTACGACGGCTCGCTGGCCATGTCGACGGCGGTGACCGGGGTCAAGGGCCTCACCACCATCGTGCCGATCAGCGGTCCGACCGAGTACTACGACTACGTCCGCAGCAACGGCGTTATCACCCGGGGCAACAGCTACGTGGCTTCGCTGGCCAACACGGTCACGAACCCGGAGCGCCGGGACTACTGCAAGCCGGTACGCGACGCGATGGCCGCCGCCGACGGTGACGAGACCGGTGACTACACGTCCTTCTGGAACGAGCGCAGCTACGTCAAGAAGGCTGGCAACGTCACCGCGAGCGTCCTGCTCTACCACGGCCTGAACGACGACAACGTACGGCCGGACCACTTCAGCAAGTTCTGGTACGCGCTGGCCGAGAACAACGTGCCGCGCAAGCTGTGGCTGTCGCAGGAGGGGCACGTCGACCCGTTCGACTCCCGCCGCGAGGTGTGGGTGAACACCCTGCACCGCTGGTTCGACTTCTGGCTCCAGGGTGTGCAGAACGGCATCATGGAGGAGCCCCGGGTCGACCTGGAGCGTTCCGCCGACGTGTGGGAGACGTACGCCGACTGGCCGGTGCCGGGCAAGGCGGACACCGAGATCTTCCTCCAGCCGGGTACCACCGGTGCCGGTGGCCTGGGTCTGGTCCCGACGACGAAGCCGGTCAACGGCGCGTTCACGGACAGCCCGACGCAGAGCCAGAACACGATGATCCTGAACCCGGACGCGGTGCAGCCGAACCGGCTGGCGTTCCTGTCCGCCCCGCTCACCGCGCCGCTGCACATCTCCGGTACGCCGGTCGTGCAGCTGCGTGCCTCGGCCAACCAGACCGACACCAACTTCGGTGCGATCCTGGTCGACTACGGCACCGCCGAGCGGGTCGCCCACCGGATGTCGGGCGAGGGCATCATCACGCTGGAGACCCAGGACTGCTGGGGCGAGAGCAGCCCGACCGACGACGGTTGCTACAAGCAGACCCAGAAGCGGGTGGCGACGGCCGACTACGAGCTGGTCACCAAGGGCGTCATGGACGCACAGAACCGACAGTCGATCCGGACCGCGGTGCCGCTGGTGCCGGGTCAGGCGTACAACTTCAACTTCCCGCTGCTGCCGGAGGACTACGTCTTCCAGCCCGGTCACCGGGTCGGCGTGATCATCGTCGGCAGCTACCCGCAGTACTCCAGCCAGGCCGACCAGAGCCGGGCGAACATCGAGGTCGCACTGAAGAGCAGCAACATCGTCCTGCCCGTGGTCGGTGGCACCGCCGCCGCGCACGCCGCCGGACTGTAA